The genome window CCCAGCCTAGTCTGATTCGTATCCAGCAAACTGATTTCGCCCCAGGCTTCGTGCAACATTAATCCATTCAGCGCAGGATTGGTGATGCGGTTGTTGGTAGAAGCATCCTGTCCCCAAACACGCACATCCTGGACGGCAACGAAAAATTGCTTTCTGTAACCTTTGTAGCCTGCATTCAGCCGGGTTCTTTGCGAAGTAAAAAACGCGGGCTTATCCGTTTTGGACAGGGGTGAGCCTTGTCCGTGCGGCAGTTCCGAGCGCGTCCGCAACTGGCCCAAAAGGCTGAATTGCGCGTGGGCACGCGGCAAACAGAGCAGGCAAAAACCTGCTGCAAAGAGCATTAGGAAGTAGAAATTTGTTTTCATGGAGTGAAAGGTTAGTTGCGTAAGCCGTTATTTCAGGAAACCAAATGCATGCTTTGCAGATATTCCATCGCGTACGACGGATGCAAAGCCACCACGTCGCCCAGGATCATGATGGCGGGCGTGCCGATGTTATTTTCTTTCACAAGGCGCGGGATTTCCCAAACCTGTCCCATCACGCTCTTTTCGTCGGAGCGCGTGCCGTTCTGGATCACCGCCATCGGCAAATGTCCTCGCCCGAAGTGTTTGTATAGTGCACATATTTCATTCACCTTGCTCAGTCCCATCAGCACGATCACCGTCGCTTTGGATTGGGCTGCAAGGCGCAGATCCTCTGATAGTTCACCATTTTGTGTAGTGCCTGTGATTACCCAAAAGCTCTCGCTCACACCACGCCGCGTCACCGGAATTTCCATCGAGGCCGGGACCGCGATACAGCTTGAAACGCCGGGGACCACTTCGCAGGCCACGCCATGTTCCCGCGCATATTCCATTTCTTCATGTCCGCGACCGAATACAAATGAGTCGCCGCCTTTCAACCGAACGACATGTCCGCGTTTGCGGGCGAGGCGCACGATCAGGCCGTTGATTTCTTCCTGGGAAAAAGAGGGGTTACCTACTTTTTTTCCCACATACATTTTCAATGCGTGAGCAGGAGCGAAGTCGAGGATTTCCACATTGGCCAGCTCATCATAAAGAACCACATCTGCTGCTTTAATCGCCCTGATCCCTTTCAATGTGATCAGTTCTCCGTTGCCGGGGCCGGCGCCTACAAGTGTTAGTCTTGCTTCCATCTCTTATATATATAATAGAGTGAATATTAGAAATGTACTATATATAGTATTTTGTAACTATACCGTTTGTTGGTTCAAAATTAGGAGCAATATTTTACAAAACAATGTATTTGCCAATAATTATGTTTCTCTTTTGATATAAATGCGAATATAAAATTAGGAAATGCATAAAATGCGATTTATGTTTGTTCTGTTAAATATGAAGGAAACAGGCTTAAATATTGTAATAATACAACATAATAATAATGTTTTCACAAATTAATAGTTACTATTTACTATGAATGCAATAACAAACACCCATATTGTTGTGATAGGCAATGGTATGGTAGGCTACAAATTCTGTGAAAAGTTGCTCGCCAGAAAAAAAAGTGATCAGCAGATTACGCTCACTGTTTTTGGTGAAGAACCGCGTGTGGCGTACGATCGCGTGCATTTGAGTGAATATTTCGCTGGTAAAACAGCTGACGATCTCACCCTGGCAAGCGCAGATTGGTATGCGGACAACGGGATCCGGCTCTTCCTTTCCGATCCGGTGGTGGACATTGACCGAGACGAAAAGCTGGTAAGATCACACCATGGACATATAGTGCACTATGACTATCTGATCATGGCCACCGGCTCCGGCGCATTCGTTCCTTCTATTCCGGGTGTGGAGAAAGACGGCGTGTTTGTGTATCGGACCATTGAAGATCTGGAACTGATCCAGTCGTATGCCCGCAAAGCAAGAAAGGGTGCCGTGCTTGGCGGCGGATTGCTGGGACTGGAAGCGGCGAAGGCGTTGCTGGATTTAGGATTAGAGGAGGCGCATGTGGTGGAATTTGCATCGCGGTTGATGCCCCGGCAGATCGACGACGCCGGTTCGCGCATTTTGCAAAGCCAGCTTGAATCATTGGGATTACAGATTCATCTAGCCAAAAGCACGCAGGAAATTGTGGGCGGTGATTGCATAGAAGGGATGCAGTTCAATGATAACACTTTGCTCGATGTGGATATGCTGGTCATTTCTGCGGGCATCCGGCCGCGTGATGAGCTGGCAAAAATCGCAGGATTGGAAACGCATCCAAGAGGTGGCATCGTGGTGAACAACCAGTTGCAAACTTCTGACCCGAATATTTTTGCCATAGGCGAATGTGCATTGGCGCACCATATGATTTACGGGCTCATTGCACCGGGTTATGAAATGGCCGAAGTGGTGGCAACATTGCTTCTGGGCGGTGAAAAGGAGTTTTTGCCCTATGATATGTCTACCAAATTGAAGCTGATCGGGACGGACGTGGCGAGTTTTGGTGACCCGTTTATCGAAG of Dyadobacter chenhuakuii contains these proteins:
- the cobA gene encoding uroporphyrinogen-III C-methyltransferase, whose product is MEARLTLVGAGPGNGELITLKGIRAIKAADVVLYDELANVEILDFAPAHALKMYVGKKVGNPSFSQEEINGLIVRLARKRGHVVRLKGGDSFVFGRGHEEMEYAREHGVACEVVPGVSSCIAVPASMEIPVTRRGVSESFWVITGTTQNGELSEDLRLAAQSKATVIVLMGLSKVNEICALYKHFGRGHLPMAVIQNGTRSDEKSVMGQVWEIPRLVKENNIGTPAIMILGDVVALHPSYAMEYLQSMHLVS